The following proteins come from a genomic window of Sardina pilchardus chromosome 1, fSarPil1.1, whole genome shotgun sequence:
- the LOC134082736 gene encoding NLR family CARD domain-containing protein 3-like isoform X1 — translation MSDTQEREEAAGPSETIRAESAAHSCGTMKNDQDMTDPGSPTHSDDGGTEQLIGGLVLSDINTPTADNEVLRSVTESPKPRTQPCVMDKHVDVLDEHPGVTETSRHLHTEHLPIRKRELDEDLKQGIEKHKASLKKMFCNRSDKIHTELYITEGDSEGVNKEHEVWQVESASRAQTTEDAPINCNDIFKPLPGQERHIRTVMTKGVAGIGKTVSVQKFILDWTDGVANQDIDFMFPLSFRGLNLVRGDEYSLHKLLLDFHPALKELNDGEGYKDCRVVFIFDGLDESRLPLHFQQNMMLSDLNQTSSVDTLLTSLIQGALFSSALIWIISRPAAASQIPVEYIDQVTEVRGFNDIQKEDYFRKRISDQSQANRIISHVKASRSLHIMCHIPVFSWMAATVLQQMQEQGTTQEVPTTLTGMLIHFLLIQTTRKDQKYQSGNEVDKKKLLESQKEMLLKLAELAFSNLENGNMIFYDEDLTKCGIDVSEASVYSGMCTEIFKEEPVLNQKKVYCFVHLSIQEFLAALYVFHSYVTNNLEALKPLINEEHKDDPGLSIFSCFRSVLGLPSQDHLHWLLKNALDEALKSRNGHLDLFVRFLMGISLERNQRLLKGLLHHTYRTADSVKKACQDIKKLNSEDLCPERCINLFHCLFEMNDHSMHKDIQKYLSSPKNVNQKLSPAHCSALAYMLLMSEEVLDEFDLKKYNTSDEGRRRLIPAVRCCRKARLADCKLTDKSCELVASVWQSPNSLVELDLSNNDLGDSGVQLLSKGLSSPHCKLQTLRLSGCLISAEGCGFLASALTPKSSHLKELDLSYNHPGELGLKLLSASQEDPECQLETLTIDHCAEIRLRPGPRKYACEVTLDPNTAHKYLSLSQGNRKVTHVNKEQPYPHHPERFDMKYQLLCAEGLSGRCYWEAEWGGGGVGIGVAYKSIQRKGRGDDCWLGHNAMSWSLNCSPGRYIVRHNKTDKHVPCFRSRRVGVFLDWPAGTLSFYSVSSDALTLLHTFHSTFTEPLCPGFWVWDHNSSVSLCHIK, via the exons ATGAGTGAcactcaggagagagaggaggctgcaggtCCCAGTGAGACTATCAGAGCAGAGTCTGCAGCACACAGCTGTGGGACCATGAAGAATGATCAAGACATGACTGATCCTGGATCACCAACGCACTCTGATGATGGAGG TACTGAGCAGTTGATTGGTGGCCTAGTGCTGAGTGACATCAACACACCAACAG CAGATAATGAGGTCCTTAGGAGCGTTACAGAGAGTCCTAAACCCAGAACTCAACCATGTGTAATGGACAAACACGTAGATGTACTGGATGAACACCCAGGTGTCACAGAAACCAGCAGACACCTGCACACTGAACATCTGCCAATCAGAAAGAGGGAACTAG ATGAAGACCTGAAGCAAGGTATAGAGAAGCACAAAGCCAGTCTAAAGAAGATGTTTTGCAACAGATCTGATAAGATccacacagagctctacatcacagaaggagacagtgaaggggtgaataaggAACATGAGGTCTGGCAGGTTGAATCAGCATCCAGAGCACAAACCACAGAAGACGCACCCATCAACTGCAatgacatcttcaagcccttacctggacaggaACGGCACATCAGAACAGTGATGACCAAAGGTgttgctggcattggaaaaacagtctcagtgcagaagttcattctCGACTGGACAGATGGCGTAGCCAATCAGGATATAGATTTTATGTTTCCCCTTTCTTTTCGTGGCCTGAATTTGGTCAGGGGTGATGAGTATAGCCTTCACAAGCTGCTGCTTGATTTCCACCCTGCACTGAAGGAGCTGAATGATGGTGAGGGATACAAAGACTGCCGGGTTGTGTTCatttttgatggtctggatgagagtCGGTTACCTCTACATTTCCAACAGAACATGATGCTGTCTGATTTAAACCAAACATCATCAGTTGATACATTGTTGACAAGTCTCATTCAAGGAgctctgttctcctctgcaCTCATCTGGATAATCtcacgaccagcagcagccagtcaaATTCCTGTTGAGTATATCGACCAAGTTACAGAAGTACGAGGTTTCAATGACATACAGAAGGAAGAttacttcaggaagagaatcagtgATCAGAGTCAGGCcaacagaatcatctcacaCGTTAAAGCATCCAGGAGTctccacatcatgtgccacattccagtcttcaGTTGGATGGCAGCCACTGTACTTCAGCAGATGCAGGAACAGGGAACCACCCAGGAAGTACCCACAACTCTGACTGGGATGCTCATACACTTCTtgctcatccagaccaccagGAAGGATCAGAAATATCAGAGTGGAAATGAAGTGGATAAAAAGAAACTTCTGGAATCCCAGAAAGAAATGTTACTGAAGTTGGCAGAACTGGCTTTCAGTAATCTGGAAAATGGAAACATGATATTTTATGATGAAGATCTGACAaagtgtggcattgatgtcagtgaagctTCAGTGTATTCTGGCATGTGCACCGAGATCTTCAAGGAAGAACCCGTGCTGAATCAGAagaaggtctactgctttgttcatctgagcatccaggagtttctggcTGCTCTGTATGTGTTTCACTCTTATGTCACCAACAATCTTGAGGCACTGAAACCCCTAATCAATGAAGAACACAAAGATGATCCGGGCCTCTCGATTTTCTCATGTTTTCGATCCGTGCTGGGCTTACCGTCGCAAGATCATCTACATTGGTTGCTAAAGAATGCATTGGATGAGGCTTTGAAAAGCAGGAATGGACACCTGGATCTTTTCGTTCGCTTCCTTATGGGAATCTCTCTGGAGAGAAATCAGAGGCTTCTGAAAGGCCTCCTACACCACACTTACAGAACCGCAGACAGCGTCAAGAAAGCATGCCAGGACATAAAGAAGCTCAACAGTGAAGATCTCTGTCCTGAAAGATGCATCAATCTTTTCCACTGTTTGTTTGAGATGAATGATCATTCCATGCACAAAGACATTCAGAAATATTTGTCATCACCAAAGAATGTCAACCAGAAGTTGTCTCCTgcccactgttcagcactggcTTACATGCTCCTGAtgtctgaggaggtgctggatgagtttgacctgaaGAAATACAACACGTCCGATGAGGGACGCAGGAGACTGATCCCAGCTGTGAGGTGCTGCAGAAAGGCACG ACTTGCTGACTGCAAACTCACAGACAAGTCCTGTGAGCTTGTAGCCTCAGTTTggcagtcaccaaactccctggtggagctggacctgagtaacaatgacctgggagattctggagttcagcttctttctaaaggattgtctagtccccactgcaaactgcagacattaag gctgtctGGTTGTCTCATCTCTGCGGAAGGTTGTGGTTTCCTGGCTTCAGCTCTGACTCCAAAGTCCTCCCATCTAAAggagctggatctgagctacaatcatcctggagaattGGGACTGAAGCTGCTATCTGCTAGCCAGGAGGATCCTGAATGTCAACTGGAGACACTTAC AATTGACCACTGTGCGGAGATCAGATTGAGACCAGGACCACGGAAAT atgcctgtgaggtcaccctggacccaaacacagcgcacaagtatctctctctctctcagggcaaCAGAAAGGTGACGCATGTCAATAAGGAGCAGCCATATCCACACcatccagagagatttgacatGAAGTATCAGCTGCTGTGCGCAGAGGGTctgtctggacgctgctactgggaggcggagtggggtgggggtggagtcgGTATAGGtgtggcctataaaagcatccAGAGGAAAGGGAGGGGCGATGACTGCTGGCTGGGGCATAACGCCATGTCCTGGAGTCTGAACTGCTCTCCGGGCAGATACATAGTCAGGCACAATAAGACCGACAAACATGTGCCGTGCTTCCGCTCCAGAAGAGTAGGAGTGTTCCTGGACTGGCCGgccggcactctgtccttctacagcgtatCCTCTGACGCACTCACCCTCCttcacacgttccactccacgttcactgagcccctctgtcCAGGGTTCTGGGTGTGGGATCAtaactcctcagtgtccctgtgtcaCATCAAATAA
- the LOC134082868 gene encoding tryptophan 2,3-dioxygenase A-like, whose protein sequence is MSGCPYQKRDVEKNEAEGEEGVIYGKYLQLDKIVDAQSLLSESKGNKIHDEHLFIVTHQAYELWFKQILWELDSVRDILMSGDVQNGRNMLTVLRRTNRMITIFKLLVEQFSILETMTAMDFFDFRQYLSPASGFQSLQFRLLEIKFGVADDRRVPYNRQHYRKSFNDQESEKLLHSEKEPTLLQAVERWLEGLEEKGFNFWGKLQANINEELKKKGEKIEMSAEDKEEQRKDLTKEKELFASLFDEQRHEDLLSKGERRLSYKALQGALMIYFYREEPRFQVPFQLLTSLMDIDALMSKWRYHHVCMVHRMIGSKMGTGGSSGVHYLRSTISDRYRVFVDLCNLATFLVPRHWVPELTSCDSSNCSNNTL, encoded by the exons ATGAGCGGATGTCCGTACCAGAAGAGAGATGT AGAGAAGAATGAGGCGGAGGGGGAAGAAGGAGTCATCTATGGAAAATACCTGCag CTGGATAAGATTGTGGATGCTCAATCTCTCCTGAGTGAATCGAAAGGCAACAAGATTCATGATGAGCACCTATTCATAGTTACCCACCAAg CATATGAGTTATGGTTTAAGCAGATCTTATGGGAGCTGGACTCAGTGAGGGATATCCTCATGAGTGGAGAT GTGCAAAATGGACGTAACATGTTGACGGTGCTCAGACGCACCAACAGAATGATCACAATCTTCAAACTCCTGGTGGAACAGTTTTCCATTCTGGAGACTATGACTGCTATGGACTTCTTTGACTTCAG GCAGTACCTCTCTCCAGCCTCTGGCTTCCAAAGCTTGCAGTTCCGTCTCCTGGAGATCAAGTTTGGCGTGGCCGATGACCGACGGGTTCCCTACAACCGGCAGCACTACCGGAAGAGCTTCAATGACCAGGAGAGCGAGAAGCTCCTCCACTCTGAGAAAGAGCCCACACTGCTGCAGGCAGTGGAG CGATGGCTGGAAGGCCTTGAGGAAAAAGGATTTAACTTCTGGGGAAAACTGCAGGCCAACATCAATGAGGAActgaagaagaagggagaaaaaaTAGAG ATGAGTGCAGAGGACAAAGAGGAACAAAGGAAGGATTTGACGAAGGAGAAAGAACTGTTTGCATCCCTGTTTGATGAGCAAAGACATGAAGACCTGCTGTCTAAAG GTGAGCGGCGGCTCTCATATAAAGCTTTGCAGGGGGCTCTCATGATCTACTTCTACAG AGAGGAGCCTCGCTTCCAGGTGCCGTTCCAGCTGCTGACCTCTCTGATGGACATTGACGCCCTGATGTCCAAATGGAGAT ACCACCATGTGTGCATGGTGCACAGGATGATTGGCAGTAAGATGGGAACAGGTGGCTCCTCTGGGGTTCATTACTTGCGTTCCACCATAAG TGACCGTTATAGGGTGTTTGTGGACCTGTGTAACCTAGCAACCTTCCTGGTGCCGCGCCACTGGGTGCCCGAGCTCACCTCCTGTGACAGCTCCAACTGCAGCAATAATACACTGTAA
- the LOC134082736 gene encoding NLR family CARD domain-containing protein 3-like isoform X2 encodes MSDTQEREEAAGPSETIRAESAAHSCGTMKNDQDMTDPGSPTHSDDGGTEQLIGGLVLSDINTPTDNEVLRSVTESPKPRTQPCVMDKHVDVLDEHPGVTETSRHLHTEHLPIRKRELDEDLKQGIEKHKASLKKMFCNRSDKIHTELYITEGDSEGVNKEHEVWQVESASRAQTTEDAPINCNDIFKPLPGQERHIRTVMTKGVAGIGKTVSVQKFILDWTDGVANQDIDFMFPLSFRGLNLVRGDEYSLHKLLLDFHPALKELNDGEGYKDCRVVFIFDGLDESRLPLHFQQNMMLSDLNQTSSVDTLLTSLIQGALFSSALIWIISRPAAASQIPVEYIDQVTEVRGFNDIQKEDYFRKRISDQSQANRIISHVKASRSLHIMCHIPVFSWMAATVLQQMQEQGTTQEVPTTLTGMLIHFLLIQTTRKDQKYQSGNEVDKKKLLESQKEMLLKLAELAFSNLENGNMIFYDEDLTKCGIDVSEASVYSGMCTEIFKEEPVLNQKKVYCFVHLSIQEFLAALYVFHSYVTNNLEALKPLINEEHKDDPGLSIFSCFRSVLGLPSQDHLHWLLKNALDEALKSRNGHLDLFVRFLMGISLERNQRLLKGLLHHTYRTADSVKKACQDIKKLNSEDLCPERCINLFHCLFEMNDHSMHKDIQKYLSSPKNVNQKLSPAHCSALAYMLLMSEEVLDEFDLKKYNTSDEGRRRLIPAVRCCRKARLADCKLTDKSCELVASVWQSPNSLVELDLSNNDLGDSGVQLLSKGLSSPHCKLQTLRLSGCLISAEGCGFLASALTPKSSHLKELDLSYNHPGELGLKLLSASQEDPECQLETLTIDHCAEIRLRPGPRKYACEVTLDPNTAHKYLSLSQGNRKVTHVNKEQPYPHHPERFDMKYQLLCAEGLSGRCYWEAEWGGGGVGIGVAYKSIQRKGRGDDCWLGHNAMSWSLNCSPGRYIVRHNKTDKHVPCFRSRRVGVFLDWPAGTLSFYSVSSDALTLLHTFHSTFTEPLCPGFWVWDHNSSVSLCHIK; translated from the exons ATGAGTGAcactcaggagagagaggaggctgcaggtCCCAGTGAGACTATCAGAGCAGAGTCTGCAGCACACAGCTGTGGGACCATGAAGAATGATCAAGACATGACTGATCCTGGATCACCAACGCACTCTGATGATGGAGG TACTGAGCAGTTGATTGGTGGCCTAGTGCTGAGTGACATCAACACACCAACAG ATAATGAGGTCCTTAGGAGCGTTACAGAGAGTCCTAAACCCAGAACTCAACCATGTGTAATGGACAAACACGTAGATGTACTGGATGAACACCCAGGTGTCACAGAAACCAGCAGACACCTGCACACTGAACATCTGCCAATCAGAAAGAGGGAACTAG ATGAAGACCTGAAGCAAGGTATAGAGAAGCACAAAGCCAGTCTAAAGAAGATGTTTTGCAACAGATCTGATAAGATccacacagagctctacatcacagaaggagacagtgaaggggtgaataaggAACATGAGGTCTGGCAGGTTGAATCAGCATCCAGAGCACAAACCACAGAAGACGCACCCATCAACTGCAatgacatcttcaagcccttacctggacaggaACGGCACATCAGAACAGTGATGACCAAAGGTgttgctggcattggaaaaacagtctcagtgcagaagttcattctCGACTGGACAGATGGCGTAGCCAATCAGGATATAGATTTTATGTTTCCCCTTTCTTTTCGTGGCCTGAATTTGGTCAGGGGTGATGAGTATAGCCTTCACAAGCTGCTGCTTGATTTCCACCCTGCACTGAAGGAGCTGAATGATGGTGAGGGATACAAAGACTGCCGGGTTGTGTTCatttttgatggtctggatgagagtCGGTTACCTCTACATTTCCAACAGAACATGATGCTGTCTGATTTAAACCAAACATCATCAGTTGATACATTGTTGACAAGTCTCATTCAAGGAgctctgttctcctctgcaCTCATCTGGATAATCtcacgaccagcagcagccagtcaaATTCCTGTTGAGTATATCGACCAAGTTACAGAAGTACGAGGTTTCAATGACATACAGAAGGAAGAttacttcaggaagagaatcagtgATCAGAGTCAGGCcaacagaatcatctcacaCGTTAAAGCATCCAGGAGTctccacatcatgtgccacattccagtcttcaGTTGGATGGCAGCCACTGTACTTCAGCAGATGCAGGAACAGGGAACCACCCAGGAAGTACCCACAACTCTGACTGGGATGCTCATACACTTCTtgctcatccagaccaccagGAAGGATCAGAAATATCAGAGTGGAAATGAAGTGGATAAAAAGAAACTTCTGGAATCCCAGAAAGAAATGTTACTGAAGTTGGCAGAACTGGCTTTCAGTAATCTGGAAAATGGAAACATGATATTTTATGATGAAGATCTGACAaagtgtggcattgatgtcagtgaagctTCAGTGTATTCTGGCATGTGCACCGAGATCTTCAAGGAAGAACCCGTGCTGAATCAGAagaaggtctactgctttgttcatctgagcatccaggagtttctggcTGCTCTGTATGTGTTTCACTCTTATGTCACCAACAATCTTGAGGCACTGAAACCCCTAATCAATGAAGAACACAAAGATGATCCGGGCCTCTCGATTTTCTCATGTTTTCGATCCGTGCTGGGCTTACCGTCGCAAGATCATCTACATTGGTTGCTAAAGAATGCATTGGATGAGGCTTTGAAAAGCAGGAATGGACACCTGGATCTTTTCGTTCGCTTCCTTATGGGAATCTCTCTGGAGAGAAATCAGAGGCTTCTGAAAGGCCTCCTACACCACACTTACAGAACCGCAGACAGCGTCAAGAAAGCATGCCAGGACATAAAGAAGCTCAACAGTGAAGATCTCTGTCCTGAAAGATGCATCAATCTTTTCCACTGTTTGTTTGAGATGAATGATCATTCCATGCACAAAGACATTCAGAAATATTTGTCATCACCAAAGAATGTCAACCAGAAGTTGTCTCCTgcccactgttcagcactggcTTACATGCTCCTGAtgtctgaggaggtgctggatgagtttgacctgaaGAAATACAACACGTCCGATGAGGGACGCAGGAGACTGATCCCAGCTGTGAGGTGCTGCAGAAAGGCACG ACTTGCTGACTGCAAACTCACAGACAAGTCCTGTGAGCTTGTAGCCTCAGTTTggcagtcaccaaactccctggtggagctggacctgagtaacaatgacctgggagattctggagttcagcttctttctaaaggattgtctagtccccactgcaaactgcagacattaag gctgtctGGTTGTCTCATCTCTGCGGAAGGTTGTGGTTTCCTGGCTTCAGCTCTGACTCCAAAGTCCTCCCATCTAAAggagctggatctgagctacaatcatcctggagaattGGGACTGAAGCTGCTATCTGCTAGCCAGGAGGATCCTGAATGTCAACTGGAGACACTTAC AATTGACCACTGTGCGGAGATCAGATTGAGACCAGGACCACGGAAAT atgcctgtgaggtcaccctggacccaaacacagcgcacaagtatctctctctctctcagggcaaCAGAAAGGTGACGCATGTCAATAAGGAGCAGCCATATCCACACcatccagagagatttgacatGAAGTATCAGCTGCTGTGCGCAGAGGGTctgtctggacgctgctactgggaggcggagtggggtgggggtggagtcgGTATAGGtgtggcctataaaagcatccAGAGGAAAGGGAGGGGCGATGACTGCTGGCTGGGGCATAACGCCATGTCCTGGAGTCTGAACTGCTCTCCGGGCAGATACATAGTCAGGCACAATAAGACCGACAAACATGTGCCGTGCTTCCGCTCCAGAAGAGTAGGAGTGTTCCTGGACTGGCCGgccggcactctgtccttctacagcgtatCCTCTGACGCACTCACCCTCCttcacacgttccactccacgttcactgagcccctctgtcCAGGGTTCTGGGTGTGGGATCAtaactcctcagtgtccctgtgtcaCATCAAATAA